Proteins encoded in a region of the Xylocopa sonorina isolate GNS202 chromosome 11, iyXylSono1_principal, whole genome shotgun sequence genome:
- the LOC143428827 gene encoding lactoylglutathione lyase-like isoform X2, whose product MGELTGLTNCEARELCKKPDPATNGYIMQQTMYRIKDPRKSLPFYTEVLGMQLLQKLDFPEMKFSLYFLGYEDAKDIPTDKRESIEWTFSRKATLELTHNWGTETDPDPKYHNGNTEPRGFGHIGITVPDVEKACERFEKLNVEFVKKPNDEAFYLHGQA is encoded by the exons ATGGGTGAACTCACAGGACTAACAAACTGTGAGGCACGTGAACTTTGTAAAAAGCCTGATCCAGCAACAAATGGTTACATAATGCAACAAACGATGTATCGTATTAAAGATCCGAGGAAGTCGTTACCTTTTTATACTGAAGTACTTGGTATGCAGTTATTACAGAAACTTGACTTCCctgaaatgaaattttcattgTACTTCTTGGGATACGAGGACGCGAAGGACATACCTACTGACAAAAgagaaagtatcgaatggacatTTAGTCGTAAAGCGACTTTAGAATTGACTCA TAACTGGGGAACAGAAACTGACCCAGATCCAAAGTATCACAATGGAAATACCGAACCTCGAGGATTTG GACATATTGGAATCACAGTACCTGATGTAGAAAAAGCATGTGAAAGATTTGAAAAGTTAAACGTGGAATTTGTAAAAAAGCCTAACGATG AAGCCTTTTACTTACATGGACAAGCATGA
- the L(3)02640 gene encoding porphobilinogen deaminase-like protein l(3)02640 translates to MTSTDTRDVIRVGSRKSELALIQTKYVIECLKVHHPEKKFQIVTMSTKGDKILDKSLPKIGEKSLFTEELELALENGRVDFVVHSLKDLPTSLPRGMALGAILKREDPRDAVVMSKKYKDKTLSTLPEGSVIGTSSLRRSAQLARNMPHLKVENIRGNLNTRLRKLDDENGPFAAIILAAAGLKRMNWKNRISQLLEPEEALYAIGQGALGVECREADWKILSLLEPLYDVETTLRCVCERSFLKTLGGGCSAPVAVCSTLNDKNLTITGAVWSLDGQTLIKDTVKSELYLPDDDGEPPKKCPFQEPRLYCSVVPGKVRNLSLLNAEQLGKDLAKNLIEKNALDVMAQARNEVLNSK, encoded by the exons ATGACGAGCACGGATACACGTGACGTAATCCGAGTTGGATCACGAAAAAGCGAG TTGGCACTGATTCAAACAAAATATGTAATAGAATGTTTAAAAGTGCATCATCCAGAAAAGAAATTCCAAATAG TCACGATGTCTACCAAAGGAGATAAGATATTGGATAAATCTTTACCTAAAATCGGGGAGAAGTCTTTGTTCACCGAGGAACTAGAACTTGCTCTTGAGAATGGTCGTGTTGATTTTGTGGTACATTCTTTGAAAGATTTACCAACATCATTACCAAGAGGAATGGCTTTGGGTGCAATATTAAA GCGTGAAGACCCACGTGATGCAGTTGTTATGTCTAAAAAGTACAAAGATAAGACTTTATCTACTTTACCAGAAGGTAGTGTTATTGGTACTAGTTCGTTACGACGATCAGCTCAATTAGCCAGAAATATGCCGCATTTAAAAGTGGAAAACATTCGTGGTAATCTAAATACTAGATTAAGAAAACTAGACGATGAAAATGGACCCTTTGCAGCAATTATTTTGGCAGCTGCTGGTTTGAAAAGAATGAATTGGAAAAATAGAATAAGTCAG ttattagaACCAGAGGAAGCGTTATATGCTATTGGGCAAGGTGCATTAGGAGTTGAATGTAGAGAGGCAGATTGGAAGATATTATCTCTCTTAGAACCACTGTACGATGTTGAAACAACCTTAAGATGTGTATGTGAACGTTCATTTTTAAAAACATTAGGTGGTGGTTGTTCAGCACCAGTTGCAGTTTGCTCAACATTAAACGATAAGAACCTAACAATTACTGGTGCTGTGTGGTCTTTAGACGGACAGACACTTATCAAAGACACTGTGAAAAGTGAACTTTATTTACCCGATGACGATGGAGAACCTCCAAA GAAATGTCCGTTTCAAGAACCACGTCTTTACTGCAGTGTTGTCCCTGGCAAAGTGCGCAATTTAAGTCTTCTTAATGCTGAACAACTCGGTAAAGATCTTGCAAAAAATCTCATAGAGAAAAATGCTCTTGATGTTATGGCGCAAGCAAGGAATGAAGTTTTAAACTCAAAATAA
- the LOC143428826 gene encoding BRO1 domain-containing protein BROX — MAHWFHRNVLKATTNQKFELKINNPTDATRKLCSDLRLSRNRLLELIKNPNNTSDTIEPAFHSYLSLLYGFIWEINTAAERAEHVGRPNPSKLRNVIVYKWTHTLLGTNTYSSADSVYEAANMSMNIGLWFMKHAAMIAAKDDINMNEAKDVHTMLRRAAGIFTFVQTEFLPQLANPSPLGSDLDPRIINAYVNQCTAEAQEVTVARAVELKHNASLISALANETSKLFLDAANTLRPFKPEISAQWIKYLEFKAMFYQSYAYNYCGENLLSMDKCGEAIKALQESEACLKKAKMLCQEYGKINGPAPRVKPDQHAVFKRLAPIVKLTLDKCNRENGLIYHHLIPGEVPVLDTKATFGLVSPIDFQMQSPNPIWSLDVYRTLSGLNPAKIEKEQNLPPVKEDAIHQSTKDPKNASGCLLQ, encoded by the exons ATGGCACATTGGTTTCATCGGAACGTGCTGAAAGCCACCACAAATCAAAAATtcgaattaaaaataaataatccTACCGATGCTACGAGAAAGTTATGCAG TGATCTAAGGTTATCAAGAAATCGTCTTTTGGAACTGATAAAAAATCCAAATAATACAAGCGACACCATAGAGCCAGCTTTTCACAGCTATTTAAGCCTGTTGTATGGTTTTATATGGGAAATAAATACTGCCGCCGAACGAGCTGAACACGTTGGTAGACCTAATCCTAGCAAACTGAGAAATGTTATCGTATACAAATGGACGCACACTTTATTGGGAACAAATACCTA TTCAAGTGCTGATTCTGTTTATGAAGCAGCTAATATGAGTATGAACATAGGACTTTGGTTTATGAAACATGCCGCAATGATTGCTGCTAAAGATGA TATAAATATGAACGAAGCGAAAGATGTACACACTATGCTAAGACGGGCGGCAGGAATATTTACTTTTGTGCAAACAGAATTTTTGCCACAATTAGCGAACCCATCGCCGCTAGGAAGTGATTTAGATCCAAGAATAATAAATGCATACGTGAATCAATGTACAGCAGAGGCACAAGAAG TGACAGTGGCCAGAGCAGTGGAACTGAAACATAACGCCAGTTTAATATCAGCTTTAGCTAATGAAAcaagtaaattatttttagATGCTGCTAATACTTTACGTCCATTTAAACCAGAGATATCGGCTCAATGGATTAAATACTTAGAATTCAAAGCAATGTTTTACCAATCTTAT GCATACAATTACTGCGGTGAGAATTTATTGTCTATGGATAAATGTGGAGAAGCAATAAAAGCTTTACAGGAGAGTGAAGCATGtttaaagaaagcaaaaatgttGTGCCAGGAGTATGGAAAAATAAATGGGCCAGCGCCGAGGGTAAAACCAGATCAACATGCTGTATTTAAACGATTAGCACCTATAGTGAAGCTTACTCTTGATAAGTGTAATCGCGAGAATGGTTTAAT TTATCATCACCTAATACCTGGAGAAGTTCCAGTATTGGATACAAAAGCTACATTTGGTTTAGTGAGTCCTATTGATTTTCAAATGCAATCGCCTAATCCTATATGGAGTTTGGATGTGTATAGAACATTATCCGGCTTAAATCCTgcaaaaatagaaaaagaacaAAATTTACCTCCTGTTAAAGAGGATGCAATTCATCAAAGCACCAAAGATCCAAAGAATGCAAGCGGATGTCTATTGCAATAA
- the LOC143428827 gene encoding lactoylglutathione lyase-like isoform X1, protein MGELTGLTNCEARELCKKPDPATNGYIMQQTMYRIKDPRKSLPFYTEVLGMQLLQKLDFPEMKFSLYFLGYEDAKDIPTDKRESIEWTFSRKATLELTHNWGTETDPDPKYHNGNTEPRGFGHIGITVPDVEKACERFEKLNVEFVKKPNDGKMKGIAFIKDPDGYWIEILNPVNIANIVSNQ, encoded by the exons ATGGGTGAACTCACAGGACTAACAAACTGTGAGGCACGTGAACTTTGTAAAAAGCCTGATCCAGCAACAAATGGTTACATAATGCAACAAACGATGTATCGTATTAAAGATCCGAGGAAGTCGTTACCTTTTTATACTGAAGTACTTGGTATGCAGTTATTACAGAAACTTGACTTCCctgaaatgaaattttcattgTACTTCTTGGGATACGAGGACGCGAAGGACATACCTACTGACAAAAgagaaagtatcgaatggacatTTAGTCGTAAAGCGACTTTAGAATTGACTCA TAACTGGGGAACAGAAACTGACCCAGATCCAAAGTATCACAATGGAAATACCGAACCTCGAGGATTTG GACATATTGGAATCACAGTACCTGATGTAGAAAAAGCATGTGAAAGATTTGAAAAGTTAAACGTGGAATTTGTAAAAAAGCCTAACGATGGTAAGATGAAAGGAATTGCCTTTATTAAAGATCCGGATGGTTATTGGATTGAAATTTTAAATCCAGTCAATATCGCAAATATAGTATCGAATCAGTAA